The Cyprinus carpio isolate SPL01 chromosome B17, ASM1834038v1, whole genome shotgun sequence genome has a window encoding:
- the jmjd1ca gene encoding LOW QUALITY PROTEIN: probable JmjC domain-containing histone demethylation protein 2C (The sequence of the model RefSeq protein was modified relative to this genomic sequence to represent the inferred CDS: substituted 1 base at 1 genomic stop codon): MAVELVGKRCLCVSGGERLELAGISRWSWRAGVIRACDSPALTVCMHWDGEQSAERKWRRLREECEVVLLEQELVWAYKRTGTNSSSSSQEKRRLQPALRFRPLIGQSSIGGWTVVEFISDRQLEFYTEQEELQPFEDEVDGGNPAVRDDPSLQEQVQAWLKQNQFQNILQQGACSLKGLRVKVFRLESKAQWLSGVITHHDQNNRTVTVITDQVREMNVDPSLVQMMLLDDITHSSLMGDKSKRKSHITKGTGSISNNTTTNDQVCSSRPGQHQSEMSTQNCSMEEDEKEGMRVEKRSDEARDTSKSKNSNGERKRRKEDEEKDDKQRNRCGLKRLKAGSVSDLSENSDSENSSCRVQDSSSDSGSKRQLKQHYTSKRPLDCEVNPSHRGGEPSANQLGDSKTQNMGKTSPSDSPSASCNGAFRNTDAPESGALVSGGKSEEKGDGGMTEIEDRSEGASREDSEAVSALLASQESEQLVSMEATCVLLHASPLECEGAEAEHEMSTNDPEVKGSEFTHAEPRGSEFNQSEVRRSEFPHSEASSDNAVPVEEEPRGLPPCSPVIPCNKEEDVDSKQSCSPATVNAEYGPVTSLDATHKPSVHTSPCSSPEIISKPQTVRETSRQKQSASLEIGLLKNAAPLAKSMDRTLSCLKMSSNPKMTCSTTPVLIQTPSPTPNRSRTPTHSPSRMPNRTPTPDKSTRSPLIVDRKEPFTIYRDPALFRTELEAHPTYIQPPHTPPNPKHHLKTPSPSSSSPSLTPASSHSKLLSPSPHPAHLSPIPLHSQPPLCSLSTPHSTIPHPHLLPSLLPPALLSGHPRIGALGLPHHPFALPGNPSLLGQTSGAAPLAPLGLYPLLWPPFPNGAHSYPGLGLQASKWTHPDGAGISDSSVRSNTPSPWISQPTAVTNADGQGLQPPLPIRPSSADPQRVSRNTQHCTPSSKTTEELDRRAVTESTLIHTHLKSEQERLHTAASKNGQTYCPVALESSPRRTKQPLVVYDLTGERPNRYQEENRRILQESSEVAPFTAKLGSDREPRYPRNPTSAKEREREMDRDREGERERDVHAFRHILPPRPRSAHPTPTLTSSSYFASLSNSVENKPPQRRVPASKELYERLSASNTPLLTSSSSQVSMRARPPPLVKRHHEKEEGLLGKISEQLAHKASSMEAVEVAAVERRGPGSSLISSSPRNVPLLHRAPIFHPPAPTIVVSKDSGHGKLSPPTLTPIQPMSLPGIAQKQQRPPTLLPELKHVALDGKRLVPEKATMPLQAYDTQWGGVMYGREKVGGGHTTNGGVVKPQSATASVIVRPTNHTHTTISYTVSDSSVSQMQSGYIRPLESMSNPHSKESGVQHKRGVLWTPLDTVHPINMTAQKGDLSAPINMTTKPINTAQPLTNMNVPRSRIDLIAEHCKRRETGAVQPKMESSTTSCCTSRDFPHLKKHRAGLAIAESRHNTHIIQPQHTIHPSNAMKHTSHLSNSRCGSCTTLTTHPVCSAHASGREKEPVFNTSSSECVQLASGTSSPVPTPKQGLLTNELAPASAVTNQSQSGQNNYHKLKKAWLTRHSEQDRGSTVSQSVDGTKTAVTLTSTSISVPIKQKVNGLVDNGFSQEDKDPSLDSRKSKILNKKTQENRKSGLEDRKSASNALSFNSEDKKSVMADEKPVTVGKKSSLEEVKPVLDRNGKLEGKEPFVEDKKSFEKRSTLVHMKPEREKRGEKRPLESSGDTERVEDTPKKKERVVXQKRFKKHTKTPLKKKKNDLNKKKKVEEEEEEEEEKAKPNGTLQSAKDKHQQRLANSNGIPRSVLKDWRKVRKLKQTGEAFLQDDSCAEIGPNVQKCRECRLDRSRKSQEPAISPVFCRFYYFRRLSYSKNGVIRVNGFSVSEQTDEEAVTVWTGSSKDEEDKKMRKMDLETSKSILALIGDQFCQLIKTEDTAFTWVKKDTQIMWKRAVRGVREMCDACEATLFNMHWACHKCGFVVCMDCYKAREKKKAKDKELYVWVRCVKNQPHDFKNLMPTQIVPETALTDMQRSLHSVREKFGIPSHCSCTDSKTHNPSTATTNGLSPLSDTDQSDLKSRQIPDQQKNSHVTVKAHTEKREKARCDGIEAHSRKSTSPEQGSTLRDLLTSTAGKLRLGATGGAFAPVYNLSEQVAQKTRVPNILDDIIASVVENKIPATKMARVGLNQDSLPEGEAGQRPEGVKLDESLLADHHTIVPHDWLGNHRLLWLKDHLHQGNQRLFKENWTQEQPVLVSGLHKSLNANLWKPEHFSREFSSLHSDLYNCRDGSVTNSKVKEFWDGFEDVSKRPKSDKGESVVYRLKDWPSGEEFLALMPARYHDVMKSLPVPEYTDPEAHLNLASHLPSFFIRPDLGPRLCCAHGVTTCPEQDFGTSNLHVEISDTMSILVYVGVAKGNGASSKAGVLKLLEGEVLDESVKKRLKDPKETPGALWHIYMSKDLQKIQEFLQKITAEQQTEADPEADSDSEWDGDSDLLREGGWYLSPRLRQRLKDEYGIESRTLLQFHGDAVIIPAGALHQVMNLHSCIQVNVDFVSPEHAHNSYYLTQELRPLKDQMNYEDKLQVKNIFYHSVKDAVATLRNHLKEKNTDDVKQEES; encoded by the exons AGATTCCggcctctgattggtcagtcatcCATAGGAGGCTGGACAGTGGTGGAGTTCATCTCTGACAGACAGCTGGAGTTCTACACAGAACAGGAGGAGCTCCAGCCATTCGAG GATGAAGTGGATGGTGGAAATCCAGCTGTGAGAGATGATCCGTCTCTGCAGGAACAGGTCCAGGCCTGGCTCAAACAAAACCAATTCCAGAACATTCTTCAGCAAG GTGCTTGTTCTCTAAAGGGCCTGAGAGTGAAAGTGTTCAGACTGGAGTCCAAAGCCCAGTGGCTGTCTGGAGTTATCACACATCACGACCAGAACAACAGAACCGTAACTGTCATAACTGACCAG gTTCGGGAGATGAATGTAGATCCGTCGCTGGTTCAGATGATGCTGCTGGACGATATCACCCACTCCTCGCTGATGGGAGACAAGTCAAAACGCAAATCACATATCACCAAG GGCACAGGAAGCATATCAAACAACACTACAACAAATGACCAG GTGTGCAGCTCCAGGCCAGGGCAGCATCAGTCTGAGATGAGCACACAGAACTGCAGCATGGAAGAGGATGAAAAGGAAGGCATGAGAGTTGAAAAGAGGAGTGATGAGGCAAGAG atactTCCAAATCGAAAAACAGCAATGGTGAGAGAAAAAGGAGGAAAGAAGATGAGGAAAAAGATGACAAGCAGAGAAATAGATGTGGGTTAAAGAGGTTGAAAGCAGGCAGTGTGTCCGACCTGTCAGAGAACAGCGATTCCGAAAATTCCAGCTGCAGAGTGCAGGATTCATCCTCGGATTCAGGATCAAAGAGACAGCTGAAACAGCATTACACTTCAAAGAGGCCATTGGACTGTGAGGTTAACCCCTCCCATAGAGGTGGGGAACCTTCAGCTAACCAATTAGGAGATAGCAAGACTCAGAATATGGGAAAAACTTCTCCATCTGATTCCCCTAGTGCATCCTGCAATGGAGCATTCAGGAACACTGATGCACCGGAGTCTGGTGCTCTTGTTAGTGGTGGGAAATCAGAAGAGAAAGGTGATGGAGGGATGACAGAAATAGAGGACAGGAGTGAGGGGGCATCTCGAGAGGACTCGGAGGCCGTGTCTGCGCTTTTGGCGTCCCAAGAGAGTGAGCAGCTGGTCTCCATGGAAGCCACATGTGTGCTGCTACACGCATCACCTTTGGAGTGTGAAGGAGCAGAGGCTGAGCACGAGATGTCGACGAATGATCCAGAGGTCAAAGGGTCAGAGTTCACCCATGCAGAGCCTAGGGGGTCAGAGTTTAACCAATCAGAGGTCAGGAGGTCAGAATTTCCCCATTCTGAAGCCAGCAGTGACAATGCAGTCCCAGTAGAAGAGGAGCCTAGAGGACTACCGCCTTGTTCTCCAGTAATACCTTGCAACAAAGAGGAGGATGTAGATTCTAAACAGAGCTGTTCTCCAGCAACTGTGAATGCAGAATATGGACCTGTAACTTCCTTGGATGCTACCCACAAGCCTAGTGTGCACACCAGTCCTTGCTCCTCTCCTGAGATCATATCTAAGCCTCAGACTGTACGGGAGACATCCAGACAGAAGCAGAGTGCATCTCTAGAGATTGGCCTGTTGAAGAATGCTGCTCCTTTGGCTAAATCTATGGACAGAACTCTTAGCTGCCTTAAAATGTCATCCAATCCCAAAATGACCTGCTCCACAACTCCAGTCCTGATTCAGACTCCCTCTCCAACCCCAAACCGATCCAGAACCCCAACACATTCTCCTTCCCGTATGCCTAATCGCACTCCCACTCCAGACAAGTCCACCAGAAGTCCCCTCATTGTGGACAGGAAGGAGCCCTTCACTATCTACAGAGACCCCGCACTATTCAGGACGGAGCTTGAGGCCCACCCCACCTACATTCAGCCCCCTCACACACCCCCAAACCCCAAACACCACCTGAAGACGCCTTCTCCCTCCTCCAGCTCTCCCAGCCTTACCCCTGCTTCCTCCCATAGCAAGCTACTGAGTCCCTCCCCTCACCCTGCACACCTTTCACCTATTCCCCTCCACTCCCAGCCTCCCCTCTGCTCCCTGAGCACACCCCACTCAACCATCCCTCATCCGCACCTCCTCCCGTCCCTCCTGCCTCCTGCACTCTTGTCTGGACATCCTCGTATCGGAGCTCTGGGACTTCCCCATCATCCTTTTGCTCTTCCAGGTAACCCATCTCTTCTGGGCCAGACCTCTGGTGCAGCTCCTCTGGCACCTCTTGGTCTCTATCCCCTCCTGTGGCCTCCTTTCCCCAACGGAGCCCATAGCTACCCTGGACTGGGTCTGCAAGCATCCAAATGGACACACCCAGATGGTGCTGGCATCTCTGACAGCAGCGTGAGGAGT AACACCCCAAGCCCTTGGATTTCTCAGCCCACCGCTGTTACTAATGCAGACGGTCAAGGGTTGCAACCCCCTCTGCCCATCCGACCCTCCAGTGCAGACCCTCAGAGAGTGTCTAGGAACACTCAACATTGCACACCCTCCTCCAAAACCACAGA AGAGCTGGATAGAAGAGCTGTCACTGAGAGCACACTCATCCACACTCACCTCAAGTCTGAACAGGAGCGTCTCCACACAGCAGCAAGCAAAAATGGGCAGACTTACTGCCCAGTCGCCCTTGAATCCTCCCCAAGGCGAACCAAACAGCCACTTGTTGTTTATGATCTCACAGGAGAGAGACCTAACCGCTACCAGGAAGAGAACCGCCGCATTCTTCAGGAAAGCAGTGAGGTGGCACCATTCACTGCTAAACTGGGATCAGATAGGGAACCACGATACCCTAGAAACCCCACATCTGccaaggagagggagagagagatggacagagacagagaaggagaaagagagagagatgtgcatGCATTCAGACACATTTTACCTCCCCGGCCACGGTCGGCCCATCCCACCCCAACCCTCACTTCGAGCAGCTACTTTGCCTCTCTGTCTAACAGTGTGGAGAACAAGCCTCCACAGCGCAGAGTGCCAGCCAGCAAAGAACTCTATGAGAGGCTCAGTGCCAGCAACACCCCCCTCTTAACTTCCTCCAGCTCACAGGTCTCAATGAGAGCCAGACCTCCGCCTCTTGTTAAGCGCCACCATGAGAAAGAAGAAGGTCTGCTGGGAAAGATCTCAGAGCAACTGGCTCATAAAGCATCTTCCATGGAAGCAGTAGAGGTAGCGGCTGTGGAGAGAAGGGGGCCAGGCTCTTCTCTCATCTCCTCTTCTCCACGCAATGTGCCTTTACTCCACCGTGCGCCTATTTTTCACCCTCCGGCACCAACCATTGTGGTTTCAAAAGACTCTGGACATGGCAAATTGTCCCCGCCCACTCTCACACCCATCCAGCCAATGAGCTTGCCAGGAATAGCTCAGAAGCAACAGAGGCCACCCACCTTGTTGCCTGAACTCAAACATGTCGCCTTAGATGGGAAAAGACTTGTGCCAGAGAAAGCAACAATGCCGTTACAAGCCTACGATACCCAATGGGGTGGAGTCATGTATGGCAGAGAGAAAGTGGGTGGTGGACACACAACAAATGGAGGTGTAGTCAAACCACAGTCAGCCACTGCGTCAGTCATTGTACGTCCaacaaaccacacacatacaacaataaGTTACACAGTGTCTGACAGCTCAGTTTCCCAGATGCAGAGTGGCTACATAAGACCATTGGAAAGTATGTCCAACCCACACTCAAAAGAGAGCGGTGTTCAGCATAAGAGAGGTGTCCTGTGGACCCCTCTGGATACTGTTCACCCCATCAACATGACAGCCCAAAAGGGAGATCTCAGTGCACCCATAAATATGACAACTAAACCTATTAACACAGCTCAACCCTTAACAAATATGAATGTTCCACGCTCTAGGATAGACCTAATCGCAGAACACTGCAAGAGGAGAGAGACTGGTGCTGTTCAACCGAAGATGGAGTCCTCTACCACCTCTTGTTGCACTTCTAGAGACTTCCCTCACCTGAAGAAACACAGAGCTGGACTAGCTATTGCTGAATCTAGACATAACACACATATAATTCAGCCTCAACACACTATACATCCTTCAAACGCTATGAAACATACCTCTCACCTCTCAAATAGCAGGTGTGGGTCTTGCACTACGCTCACTACACACCCTGTGTGTTCTGCACATGCATCAGGAAGAGAAAAAGAGCCTGTATTCAACACTAGTTCTTCTGAATGTGTCCAACTGGCATCAGGGACTTCCAGCCCTGTGCCGACACCCAAACAAGGTTTACTAACCAATGAGCTGGCGCCTGCTTCGGCCGTAACCAACCAATCTCAATCTGGTCAGAACAACTACCATAAACTGAAAAAAGCCTGGCTGACCCGCCATTCTGAGCAAGACAGAGGCAGCACAGTCTCCCAATCAGTAGATGGCACTAAGACAGCTGTAACGTTGACCAGCACAagcatctctgtgccaatcaaaCAGAAAGTTAACGGACTGGTGGATAATGGGTTCAGTCAGGAGGATAAAGATCCCTCCCTAGACAGCAGAAAGTCCAAAATATTGAACAAGAAGACTCAAGAGAACAGGAAGTCTGGTTTAGAGGATAGAAAGTCTGCTAGTAATGCTCTAAGTTTCAATTCAGAGGACAAAAAATCCGTCATGGCCGATGAGAAACCAGTGACAGTGGGCAAGAAGTCTTCCTTAGAAGAGGTTAAACCCGTCTTGGACAGAAATGGAAAGCTCGAGGGTAAGGAGCCTTTTGTAGAGGAcaagaaatcttttgaaaaacgATCAACCCTGGTTCATATGAAGCCTGAGAGGGAGAAACGAGGTGAGAAACGGCCATTAGAGTCCAGCGGTGACACAGAGAGAGTAGAAgacacccccaaaaaaaaagagagagttgtataacaaaaaagatttaaaaaacacaccaaaacccctcttaaaaaaaaaaagaatgacctcaataagaagaagaaagtagaggaggaggaggaggaagaagaggaaaagGCCAAACCCAATGGAACTCTGCAAAGTGCAAAGGATAAGCATCAACAGAGACTCGCTAACAGCA ATGGCATCCCTCGCTCTGTGCTGAAAGACTGGAGGAAGGTGAGGAAGCTCAAGCAAACTGGAGAAGCGTTCTTACAAGACGACTCGTGTGCAGAGATCGGGCCCAACGTGCAGAAGTGCAGAGAGTGTCGCTTGGATCGCTCACGTAAATCTCAGGAGCCTGCCATCTCACCCGTCTTCTGCCGATTTTACTACTTCCGACG TCTGTCGTACAGTAAGAACGGCGTTATCCGTGTGAATGGGTTTTCGGTGTCTGAGCAGACAGATGAGGAGGCGGTTACAGTGTGGACAGGAAGCTCAAAGGACGAGGAGGACAAGAAGATGAGAAAGATGGACCTTGAGACATCAAAATCCATCCTCGCACTCATCGGAGACCAGTTTTGCCAGCTCATAAAGACAGAGGACACTGCTTTCACCTGGGTCAAGAAAGACA CTCAGATCATGTGGAAGCGAGCAGTGAGAGGTGTGAGGGAGATGTGTGACGCGTGTGAGGCCACTCTTTTCAACATGCACTGGGCTTGTCATAAATGTGGCTTCGTGGTTTGCATGGACTGCTATAAAgccagagagaagaagaaagcCAAAG ATAAAGAACTGTATGTCTGGGTCCGATGTGTAAAGAACCAGCCACATGATTTTAAGAACTTAATGCCTACTCAGATTGTCCCAGAAACAG CATTGACAGACATGCAGAGGTCTTTGCACTCAGTGAGAGAAAAGTTTGGAATCCCATCCCATTGTTCCTGCACTGACAGCAAAACCCACAACCCCAGCACAGCCACTACCAACGGACTCTCACCA CTTTCAGACACCGATCAGAGTGACTTGAAGAGCCGGCAGATCCCAGATCAACAGAAGAACTCGCATGTCACAGTGAAAGCACACACTGAGAAAAGAG AGAAGGCAAGGTGTGATGGTATTGAAGCTCACAGTAGGAAGTCCACGAGCCCCGAGCAAGGATCAACATTGCGTGACCTTTTGACCTCCACAGCTGGAAAGTTGCGTCTCGGGGCCACTGGAGGTGCTTTTGCACCAGTTTACAACTTGTCTGAACAG GTAGCCCAAAAGACTCGCGTGCCCAACATCCTGGATGACATCATTGCTTCTGTAGTAGAAAATAAGATTCCTGCTACAAAGATGGCCAGGGTGGGGCTGAATCAGGATTCGCTGCCAGAAGGGGAGGCGGGGCAGCGGCCAGAGGGTGTGAAGCTTGATGAAAGCCTATTGGCTGATCACCACACCATTGTCCCTCACGATTGGCTAGGAAACCACCGGCTGCTTTGGCTCAAAGATCACCTTCACCAAGGCAACCAAAGACTGTTCAAAGAGAACTGGACACAAGAGCAG CCAGTGCTGGTGTCCGGATTGCACAAGAGTTTGAATGCTAATCTGTGGAAGCCTGAGCACTTCAGCCGTGAGTTCTCCAGCCTTCATAGTGACCTCTACAATTGCAGAGATGGGAGCGTCACAAACTCCAAGGTCAAGGAGTTCTGGGATGGTTTTGAAGATGTGTCAA AGAGACCTAAATCTGATAAAGGGGAGTCAGTGGTGTATAGACTGAAAGACTGGCCATCAGGGGAGGAGTTTTTGGCCCTCATGCCTGCCAG ATATCATGATGTGATGAAGTCTTTGCCGGTACCAGAGTACACAGACCCAGAGGCACATCTGAACCTGGCCTCACATCTGCCTTCCTTCTTCATTCGACCTGACCTTGGTCCTCGCCTCTGCTGCGCCCACG GTGTAACAACATGTCCAGAACAAGACTTCGGGACAAGCAATCTACATGTTGAAATCTCAGACACCATGAGTATTCTGGTATATGTCGGGGTGGCCAAAGGAAACGGAGCCTCATCCAAAGCAG GGGTACTAAAGCTCTTGGAAGGAGAAGTTCTGGATGAGAGTGTAAAGAAACGACTGAAAGACCCTAAAGAGACACCAGGTGCTCTGTGGCACATCTACATGAGTAAAGACCTACAAAAGATACAGGAGTTTCTACAAAAG